From the Papaver somniferum cultivar HN1 chromosome 2, ASM357369v1, whole genome shotgun sequence genome, the window ctaattttctttagttcacgaccttgttcattctggatccttttgacaataatcttgaattcaccaagagtttcattcttatgagatagaaatgcaacccaggtgaatctggtgtaatcatctaccataactaaagcattcttattaccagcaacagtgggttgttgaattggtccgaagagatccatatgaattaaatatagtggagctttagtgataatatctcgagatgatttgtggtgaactttcgtttgcttacccttttgacaggcaccacatacaccttcaatctttggatttattttgggaatgcctctaacaagttctttgttaatgatcttagttagaagacgataattgatgtgaccaaaacgctcatgccaaagatgtgtagattccaccttagtcaaattgtaaCGGTTGCTAAACTaagtatcaagtagataacagttttttttaccacgagttacttgaaaaattactttcccagttttgtctacaatgtcacatccatttgcattgaagacaactcgatggcctttgtcacaaatttgactaatagaaagaagattagaagtcataccttttacgtatactacatcatggatttctagaACAGCgggcagtttgatcgttcccttcttgctgatgtagcaacaactcccatctccaaatgttacaggacctccttcatagtcaatagatgaaacaaactatgtgagatcacctgtcgtatgtctactacatccactatcaagaaactattgaaaaggagacgtagatcttaaagcaaaggcacccattctattagtacttctctgtttagactttcctgatagttttgtatatCCTTTCAaagtatcaaaaagttgtttagttttcttacaaagattacttgcaacattcatactcttttgaaacgacatacaaacttgttgaagatgattggaataatcacaacaacaatacgaGCCAAAACCTTGACGTTTTTCTgatggttcctagtcatatcagttttcacaataaCCGATCGTTGATTGttatctgatttacgactattctttaaagaaaaacaactggagtttctcatattcaccaagggactattaccagatatcaaatccttaagaattacaatttctgcaacaagaccagagttgatcaggatttgttcatccaaccctttttgaagagtagcCAGTTTATCAGGCTTTTTTCtacggttggtttttaaacctagtgaagcgtcaattgagacttatggtccatatagtcagatcgctacacaCACATACttttaaggtcttgaacgtgtttgcctgctctgataccaattgaaaaagcggggggcctaacaacaccacccaatatttcgcttagcaatctgtatgggctaactccgaaatactttctagagaatcaactagatagtcatactcaatcaaaataaaagtaTCTTAagaatttaatatctctctcttgttttgatttactcaagctaatagaaatcagcgagtatttaatcaaacacaaggaataacttggatggtaccaaagaccaatatcccagGATccatcaatgacaatcaacaaccaaaggttggataactctaatttatgatctaacgcaaaacctgtattatttcaattataaatataaaacaatataacacagacaccagaaatttttttaacgaggaaaccgcaaatgcagaaaaaccccgggacctagtccagattgaacacacactgtattaagccgctacagacactagcctactccaagctaacttcggactggaatgtagttgaactctaatcaatctctcactgatccaagatacaattATGcttctacgtctctgatcccagcaggatactgcgcacttgattcccttagatgatctcacccacaactaagagttgctacgacccaaaatcacaggctttgacaataaacaaatctgtctcacacagacaagtctatcaaaggatcaatctgtctcccacagataaaccctaaaggttttgttccgtattttgataataatcaaggtgaacaggaaccaattgataatccagtcttatattcccgaagaacaacctagattaatcaatcactcacaataatcttaatcgtatggtagcgaaataagatgttgcggaatcacaaacgatgagacgaagacgtttgtgattactttttatatcttgcctatcggagatatcaatctcaagccaatcaatctgattgtactcgtacgatagaagatgcaagatcagtcacacaactacgataaaagtagtatcggcctggcttcacaatcccaatgaagtctttaagtcattaacttggttttagaagaagaaaaccaaaggttaaaggagaatcaactctagcacgcaaactagtatcacatgtaaggtgtggggattagttttgcacaatattagatgtctcctttatacagtctttcaaattagggtttgtaattaatgttagcttagtaacaaagcattcaatattcaccgttagatgaaaacctgatttagattcaagctaatatttctcaatcgttagatcgaaaaattagcttgttacacacacttgacaatgcacgcttctacattttttaaccgtacccaaacgtatgcactggttggttcaacaatagttaaccaaaaggttagccatatgaccatttcataccaaccatgttcttttgcaccataactagttcaaatgacttcaaatgaactagttagggagttgctcaattgcaaggaaatcttatgtactacacaagacacaattgaagcaaaatatgatttgattcacttgaattggttcatgaacttttatagccacggttcgcaaactgcattccttagtctttttaagtttaagttcagaaatcatcttcagatatataaccttctcaagttcgcagactaggttcgaggacttaagttaccgggcagagtttacaaactccagcagaaattatcgggtatgagaacttcgccggttcgcggactgagttcgcggacttagcttcacgcaagtagattgtcaactccaacataaattctcgggtttgagaacttcggaagttcgcggacttggctcacgccattcttccggttctcttgatcaacaaacttcacaaactttggttcaaggaataggacttatacataaatgtgtttccacaacaatgcataTGTCCACcactggttatgtaatataaactctcatttcaattattgaaacattcttagaggacgttatatagttgttacaccatttctcgtcaaagcaattttcaagatgattgaaaaatatcatgactttcgtcacatggtaaagataaacttgatcgaagcgaaaatcttaccaacacatatttcgagatatatataggtgaggtatactcggctcgaaataccaaatgtgtataatccaagtctatatatatagcatacgacttcttgtctcaaagagtaggagatagagtagatagacttttgagtgatagataagttcaagtcttcacatacctttttgtcgagaagttccaccggttccttgagtagttattctacatgtatgatgaatctccatgaagtctttgagctcaactacgcttttTATCcaagtccgatacttagctataatagactagaaatcaagacttatagttttgatcactaacagtttcatctaaacagaaaaAGAGTTCgctcaaacatgcttgagataacaacccatgcgagttcgaccgagcaatgctctaacagtttcatctaaacagaaaaAGAGTTCGCTTGACTATCAAGTTATCATAGATGGAATTATAAGAAACCCTCAGTCTTTAAAAACTATAAGTTCCCTCTGTGAAACATTACTAGGTTTACGACCAAAAGACTTCacttttgggattcgtgaatccaggtccgactatcgtttaccttgatagttcatgtatcctgatctttctTTTATGTTATCGAGATTCTCGTagtctctttcaggcaagatagatagtaatcgcaaagttctcttcatctcagactttataATTCctaaagatagatatctgaaaattattctcaattgataagttgaagattgttccTGAGAGGTGGTAAATGATCAAGGGTTCTAATCTAAGTGAGTTAGTAtcccggatttgtgaggtttgctagcttggtctatttcaaacagatttccaatccttgatctttgatctaaatgaaaatcaaataggcttatctattagAGGTAGATTGgtattgatgcgtgtcgtaagtgcaacaaattactcaaagtatttcccactaattaaataataatatagcggtagtaaggatcgttcccataaaaatatgtgtaattgatatgttatttagttCAACAAAATAAGATAAAAGACAAAGGAAGATTgaattaaagtaaaataaaaagaataacaaataaaataaagacGGTCAAGGAGTCCTTCGCTGTTACCAAACGTTAACTCTCATagcatacttatctatcttttgtCAGAATCGTTCATCACCAATCGTAAAATAAtaactagatcagtgttatccccaaaactctttTTGTCACTTaacacggaagttctcgactaccagattttatCTAACGAACAGCCAAGtaatagatcactcaaggtgtaatccaatcgaatgctttaaacTTTGTGAATTTAGTTTGATCCCAGTAGtagaactcttagatcaaggtccacttgttgatgttatcttcactcgcaattgctccataAAATCCCTCTACAAGGTCTCGCAATGTCTACTTGTGTAGCGAGTTATTCGACAATTACTTATCTCATAGCTTCTACTATAAATAGATTGATCAATAGAgtaatccaattgtacacttgagTAATTTAGAAAaccaatcataaaccctaaatgttGTAAaataacgatgatgattaaaacttcaaatagatttatacaactaattaaacttcacgtctagaacattgaattcatccttaatcaataaaggtTTAGCTACACATGATTATAAAAGAGAATGGGTattccctaaaggggtaaaccctaaattttgatatAGGATTATAGTATGTGAGATAGAATTGTGTTTCTAAGGTGTGgaagatgtcttctttatatcttGAGGGTCTTCTTTTACAGTGCTCACGTAGTCTAGGTTTTAGAATCTTTCAGGGACCGCGTATCCTTTGATTTAGAAGCCCAAACTCGTGCCAAACACCCTAGTTATGGTTGGGCTCAACTCGGTCGTAACTCTGGCAATAAATCGTCTCAAAATACACATAGTTTTGGTTGGGTCCGAGTCTCTTGGACCTGGCTGTAATTATTCATGTACACTTTTTGTTATTCGCCATTTCGGCTTTAACTTTCTCATACGATGTCCGATTGACCTCATTCTGTTTGGGTTGCATTCGTATCTTCCTCCTCTACAAGATGGTAATGCCCAAATTTTTTATATCTATTCACTTTATTTTACGGTTAGATTGGACCTAGCCGTAACTCCTTATGCAAATTATAGTGAGAATTCATCTATTTTACGGTTAGGTTTGGGGATgcttttcccaaccgtaaatctTCCTGTAACTTGTATCCAAGAGTTGTCTTTGCACCTTCCAACTTGTTCTTTTCATGTCGGAATGAACTCCTTTTCCCTTCTTAGCTCCTTTTAACACCATTTCCATTTATTTCGGATTATTCacctaaagaaacaaaaaatagaaaagaagagTAATACAAAGATAATATGTAAGAATCATAGCAATTATTCGTATGAATTTGAcactctaaacatgtaaattaaacacatatcaaattcccccacacttaggttttgctagtcctcgaaaaAACCACCTAACCAAAAATACAACAACTCTCTTTCATTGAGGATATGGTTGCACTTAGCAAATGaaacaatcctttaaacccctaggtgtccctagtggacgaattatactctcgtgagggcttacaagaggtatacccacagaagcttctccaacttcaaagcattACAAAGTCCCAAGCATCCTCGGACCTAAAGACTCTCAATCTAATGGCAAGAAGTCAGAAGTACAAGAGAAAATTCAAATATAAAATGCAATTAATCAAAAGAAGAGTAACCGATCAACCTGTACATTATGAAAGAATGCAGGTTCGAGAGCGACAACATAATAAATGTATCATAAGCAAATTGCAGATGTGATATCAAAATGTTGGATACATGAAACAATGACACTTTTATATTTCACAGTATTATAAATAACGTATACATTTAGGTATTCCGGGTTCAACGAATATAAACCGAAGAACCCGTTTAGAAAGAGaaatcatcttgattgggtttAGGAGAAGTTAGCAAAGCAGCATAAAGTCGTAATTTATCTTCTCCTAATGAGGAACACCGCGATAACGGCCTTCTAGGACGTATGAATGACAATGATGTGAGCGTCAACCGATGTCTATACCTCCTCCAAGCTAATTGAATTGCAACAGCAGCCCAAGTTCTCCACCCGGGAGAGTAATATCGTGCACTTCTCTTCACTTTCTCGTTAACGAAAGTATATCTAAAATGTTGTGTCACATATTTAACATCTTCCGCTTCTAAACCAAAAGCTTCTGTTGTTTCGAGGGTCACCAATGATGATGAGGAAGGAGGTAAACGGTCTATAAATGGTCGTCTAAGGCACCATGATAATAGCTCATCGCCACTAAAGTTACCTGGACCCAACATACAACAACTCTTTACTCCGTCTCTCAGTACTTGACTACTCTGCAGATGTCCTCTTACCACAAATAACATCCTTTGAACTGGATCACCTTCTTTGGTTATCTACACGTAACAAGAACACTCAATTATATCGGGATTATCTTTTAATATTAACTTTTCTTTATAAATTTTCAGATGACAAGTAATTTGAGGTAATGATTCAGTTTTTTGAATAGATATATGTTTACCGTTTCACCCTTCGGGAAAATGAGTGATTTCACACGGTCGCATATGTTCTCGAGAACCAAGTCATCCATATGTTGAAACAATGGCACCTGAAAACCAATTTCTATTAGTCATTTGTTCTATATATGGCTCAAACAATCTGCAGAATAAACAAGGCACCATTAGAATTCAGCATTCATAATTGGCTAAcctaggggtgagcataaaaaccggaaccgcggatttaatccgtatccgtccgcaaaattgcggatttcacccaaaacgcaagacgtatgggccggacacgggtgagattctcaaatccgcatgcggtgcggatgcggttgcggttgtcatttgaaaaccgcggattaccgcaaccgtagaaagaagcaaagttttcttacctgagtatgaacctaggcccaaagagaaagaagtgaagttctttgatcacttagttaactaaatgaatttaggcccaaagagaaagaagtaaagtccttaaaacactaactgaatttaggcccaacaaatagaatcaaaactaagttaactaactgaatacaatcaaaactaagttaagacactaactgaatttaggcccaacaagtacaatcaaaactaggtcaaatccgcggttaatacgcaaccggcccgtacaatccgcggatccgcaaaggttaaatccgcgggtgattgggccggtcacggttcaatttttcaaatccgcaactttaacggttcggttacgggtgacccctaatccgcaaccgtccgtccgttacaCACCCCTAGGCTAACCCATTAACTCTATTGGGCTTCATCGTAGAACTTGTCTTATGAGATATTCAAAATCAGATTCGGTGCACTGCACATGAGGCGTCGTCATAGGTGCCTCAATAAATCATTCATAAATGAACAATGAGACATTTTATCAAATGAAAACATCTAAGTTGTATGACATTATTCACATATTCACACATGGGAAAATCGGGGTAGAAGACAGCTGGGTTTAGTGACCATTGATAACAATGATAAGGGTGGTCAATGATCAGAACCCTTACCAGGCCCATTCCGATAAAGCAAGCAATGGGCCTAACCTTTGTTATCTTGTAGAATGTGATGTATCATGAAAGGAATTTCTGATTTGTTCAGAATGAAAAAACGTTACCTGTCGAACCAAGTCTAAACACAGATGGTATTTGATGTCTCTTCTGAGACCTTCAGGGAGGTTAGCAATCATCTCACACTCATCGACACCTCTCATGGCGGCCCATCTTTGACGTTCGTATTGACGTACTCTGTGCTTGAACCCTGGTGGCAATTTTCTCCGTCTCATCCACCACTCCATGTTCCTCATCTTCAGTTGCATTGTTTGTTTCTTGGATGTGGTTGCATGCAAAAATACCtgtattatatacaaaaatttaatTGTTGCTATGAAACTTACGGTATTTGATTGGTGATATAATGTTACATACTATTGGCGTTAGGCAACTTGCTTAATGCTATGTCTTGGCAGTAGGCAGACTAGCTCACATGTTTCAGAATTATTAATTAATGATTTACCTTAATATTTCCAATCAACATAGTCACCAATATGAGCCCACTGGTTAGAATGATGATATTGAAGACGACTTCCAACCATTCAGTTGTGCTCTCTAGGTTTCCAAATGTGCTGAAGACCATGATTGCAGGCGAATGAAGGATTATTACTCAATTCGATCCGGACCAATTAATGAAAAAATAGGGAAAATGATATTAAGCTCGTATAATAATTACCTCAATGTCATGAGGCCCCAAAAGATGGGGAAGAGAATTTTCTCCAAGCGGCTATTATTAGTAACTAAAGGAACAGTCCATTTGTACGCACCATAACCAAAATTATCGGCAGTGTCGAGACACATAAACCGAACATGCCTGTTTTCACCCCAACCCAATCTTACTTTATCTCCTAACACCATTCCACTTGTACCATAATAAACAGCTTCCTCACATGATAATATCTTTAACCCACATCCATCAGTGGCTCTACATTGTTCTTTCAGACATTTTGATGCTCTTTGAAGCCCTAACAAGTACCAACATGCACCTGCCGCCTGTTGACATCGATTGATCATCAACATTGACACATTATCAATGGAATGATGAACAGAGAACAAAGTAGCATGCATGTCTAGGTACTGATATGAAATTAACATCAAAGAAGATGCaatctagctagctagctagtgtTGAAAGGTACTCACGTGTGATGCAACGAAATAAGCTATCATGTTAAGTGCAATTCCCCACCAAACAGTTCCGAAAATGTAACCAGAGAAGTTTTGTGTGCGACGTAGAAAACAAACAGAGTGATAAATCTTAGGGAGATACTGGAACAAGAACATGATTAAGAATATCGTCATCACCCTTGTCGTCGATCCTTTGTCCAAAAGAGAGGGTATTACTACCCATAACACGACCTGTGTAAATTAACTTTGTCAAATAAATAAACCAAGGATAATAATGGGATAAGATTAAGTAGTGATCATGATCATTAGGCTAGCTGACTGGCCATTGAGCTATTTTAAACACTTGCAACAAGATGCCTGCTGCTGAAGAGTCACATGAGAGCGAATAATGCTTGGTTAAACTTAACTGAGATACTGACAACATTATTCTCTTGTTTGTTTACTATAGCTCTCTATGATATATGAAAACAAAATATACTTGCAGATAATACTTACAAAAACTTCTTTAGGATTTTAGTTACCTATCTCTATCTCTCTCGAAAAAATTCTCTGGATACTGAAAGTACGTACTCTTTTGACAGTTTATCAAAATTACCTCTATCACAAAAGTTGCATAAGgatttatcttttttctttcgatttatctttttctttctggAATAGGCCGCCGGAATTGAAGGTTTCATTGAAACGCTAGAATTTAACTTGGAACTCTTTTATCGAGTAAATATTTTTCATTTTGTCAAAATTATGCACCGGAAGTTCTTGGTCATCCAGCTAACCGTTGTACTCAATGGTTAATTTAATGTGTGTATGGAGTGAGATCATCGTGGATGTCACACTGCCAGAATCTCTTTATGCGGCCCACGAATATTATGTTTAACCGGTCATCAATTTGCTATAGCCGATAGCATGTCTATTTTTCAGCTACTTCCGTCAGAACTTAAAAGCAAGGCGGGGCTGCATAATAAAAGCTGCAAAATGCAACCTGCAAAtacattttcttttggatttcttACGTACATTAGAAAAACATCTTCAACCTTCTTATCAAATTAACAATCATTTATTAGTTGTTACCCCTTTTCAACTCTTCAATTTTCTTGATTTAAAGTCAGGAATTATACCACCTAATTTCTTGTTAATtttcagaaaaacaaaaacaaattaattTAGGGTTACCATATATTCACCTTTTTCCAAAAAGTATCATGAAGAAATGAAGGGTTAAATGATTAAGTAATTACTATGATCGCAATAAATATTTACGTATCTCACCTGAGGAACTGGAAGGATGACAAAGAGATCAAAGAAAAACCCCTTCTTGGCTTTCAAATACCGGAGAGCTACAGATCTGTTAGCATTCATTTTATGATGAATTTCATTGCTCTCTCTTTCTAAACCCCAAGTACCTGAATACGATCTTTTAGCCATTTTAAGTTGTAACCACATGTTCCAAACATGCAAAGCATCAGTCATGCAACGAAGAACAGTCACAGTAATGGCAAACCATCCGTCTATGAACAAACACATACAAGTTTCACTTATCGATAACGCGTAAAAGAATAGAGGATCTACGAATAATCCTGTTGCACATACTAGTAGAAAAACTCTATTCCATTCTTGTACCCATTTAGCTCTTGGATCTAAAACTCTTCCTAATAATGTTCCAGCTATACTGCTTTTATTGTTCTTGCCGTATCTTTTCTTATTTCGTCCATGCAAGTTCTTcggttcgtcttcttcttcctcttcttcttcatcttcgtattcatcttcatcatcttcttcttcttcaatttctagCTCGTCTTCACTAGTAGTAGTGTCAAAGCTGTTGAGGTTGTAGTGATGGTCATGAATATTATTTGGAGCATTATTTGATGTTTCTCCAACTCTCATCTCCATGAATATTAGAGTGAGAGAAGAGTTTGTCACAGAAGGGTGTTATTGTTTTGTGGGGATATTATACTGATTGATTTtcattcaaaaatgaaaatcagGAAGGGTACATGGATGGAACTTTAGCGAAGCTCACAATAGGACACTATTGTGTACAATTACATAAATAACCTTGAGTGAAATTCCAAACGACTGCTCTAATCTGATCATCATCTGTTGGGATTTGGTGCAATGTAGAAATGCATGAGATCGATGGATGAAACATGAAACTTAACTTGTACAGAAATATTCTTTGCCTTCAAAAGAGCTATTCTTTGATGTTGCTGAtgacttgttgttttattagacCTAAGAGATATTCTTTGTAGTTGTTGTTTTATCTGATTTCGGATATACGAGGTGATAAAATTTTGGTTAGGAAGTTCATAACTTTTCAAATATATAGTCTTCCCTGATTATGGACGAAACCTcctaactaaaattgacaaacgttATTAATCAAACTCATCGATAAGAAATATCCAGCAAGTCGCCAACAATAACTGAATAATTCAGTCCATCGACTTTTTTTGCAGGTTAACCATTGTTTTGCGTCTAAAAATGATTAAAACATGTACTCCATCCGTTcctaaataataggctggtttctataaatagatgtttcaaaaaaatagttttgggaccacttttctctcaACTTCTTTTGAAGACAAGTGtcgtgtggaccatttcactttacttcttttgatgacaagtgtcatgggatcatttcacttcacttcttttatgtaagtatcatgaggaccactttcaatgattagttctcttaatttccttaattttatttaaaaacaaaaccagcctattaattagaaacggagggagtaattattATGTGATGCTAAACGAGTATATTGTCGTTACTCTTTTCGGTCAAGGGCAATATTGGAACTGTAATGCCAAGTACATAAGGAACAATGACCTTATAACATGAAAGCCTGGCCATGAAATGAAGCATAAGTTTGGCAGGAGTGGGATATTAGTATCTCTCTCGGCAGGCTAGGAAGAGTTGAGGAAAGGATAGGTGACCAATGGAGCTGATGTTGGGTTGCAGTTTTTTGGGGGAGTCAGTAGTAGTTTTTAGAAGGATCACTCATTTTTGTTCCTACTCTATAAATTCGAAAAGCCGATGTTTCGTTGAACCTTCCTAGTTTTTGTTGGTTTGCAAATAAATGACTTAATCATTCTTACAACAACATATCCCAACTCCCTTCTTTCATAATAGGACTGTTAGATAACCAATAGCCACGCAAACCATCAACTCTTTCTTTCTCTCACTTCCTCTCTTC encodes:
- the LOC113348664 gene encoding cyclic nucleotide-gated ion channel 4-like: MEMRVGETSNNAPNNIHDHHYNLNSFDTTTSEDELEIEEEEDDEDEYEDEEEEEEEDEPKNLHGRNKKRYGKNNKSSIAGTLLGRVLDPRAKWVQEWNRVFLLVCATGLFVDPLFFYALSISETCMCLFIDGWFAITVTVLRCMTDALHVWNMWLQLKMAKRSYSGTWGLERESNEIHHKMNANRSVALRYLKAKKGFFFDLFVILPVPQVVLWVVIPSLLDKGSTTRVMTIFLIMFLFQYLPKIYHSVCFLRRTQNFSGYIFGTVWWGIALNMIAYFVASHAAGACWYLLGLQRASKCLKEQCRATDGCGLKILSCEEAVYYGTSGMVLGDKVRLGWGENRHVRFMCLDTADNFGYGAYKWTVPLVTNNSRLEKILFPIFWGLMTLSTFGNLESTTEWLEVVFNIIILTSGLILVTMLIGNIKVFLHATTSKKQTMQLKMRNMEWWMRRRKLPPGFKHRVRQYERQRWAAMRGVDECEMIANLPEGLRRDIKYHLCLDLVRQVPLFQHMDDLVLENICDRVKSLIFPKGETITKEGDPVQRMLFVVRGHLQSSQVLRDGVKSCCMLGPGNFSGDELLSWCLRRPFIDRLPPSSSSLVTLETTEAFGLEAEDVKYVTQHFRYTFVNEKVKRSARYYSPGWRTWAAVAIQLAWRRYRHRLTLTSLSFIRPRRPLSRCSSLGEDKLRLYAALLTSPKPNQDDFSF